From the Hordeum vulgare subsp. vulgare chromosome 1H, MorexV3_pseudomolecules_assembly, whole genome shotgun sequence genome, the window CGTCGTGAATGGTCAACTGTGGTCTAGGCCCCCTATGCAAAAGGAAGGATGAGACGGGCGCACACCTCTTCTTCAAATGCCACTACACTATTAGCCTATGGAATGCGATTATCCATGAGTTTGGCCCTGTGCACTTGGACACTTCCTCCTGGCGCTCAGAGGGGTCCGTCATGTCGTGGTGAAAGAGGTGAACCGCCCTACATAACCCCAACAGACGAGCTATGACCTCCCTTACAATGCTTGTTCGCATCTTCCGACACAAGAGTACGCCGCCACCGATCGCTCGATGATGCCAAGATTTGGGTTACTGCGTGTGCTAAGAAACTAGGGCATATTATTGTGTGCGGAAGTTATCATGCCGTGTTTTTTTTGTAACACTCTAAAAACTCTTATCTTTCTTATTTAATGGATAAGGCAAATCTTTTGCCTCCGtttgaaagaagaaaaaaaaaagcaaggcccaacaagcaaaacaatcCCCCCAGCACATGACAGTCTCACAAAACTAGCATCTTACCAGCACATGGTCATCTTACAGTTTCACAGCATATGCATATGCGGTGTCGCAAAATTGTAAAATATCGTCTAGACGGAAAAGACACGGAAACTGTACACCAGGAAACTATCATGCAACACACAAGACACACGAGCATGGCGGTACAGATATATAAGCCATGGCAAGCTGGCTCTGTTCTAACTCTGCAGCACGGTTCAACTGCCATCACCAAGAGCTTGCACTTTCTTCTCCAGCTCGGGTTTGTTGGCGCCGACGAGCTTGTCGATCTGCTGGCCGTTTTTGAGGAAGAAGAACGTCGGGGTTGCGCGGATGTCCCATGTTGAGCTGAAATCCTGCATATCAGCACAAGGAGAATTACTAAGGTGGGTCAACACTGGAAGCATCAGAACAACCTGTTGTTCATCACAGGGTTAGGGTTATCAAACAAGTTATTCACGGAGCTATCAGGATGACAAAAACACTCCGCCACACTCGATACATTTGGCAGTAACAAATATTTATCTGTTTGCATATTTCTTCGAAACAGGAAATGGCAAGATGAGAAGCTACAGTACTGCATACTTTGAAGTTTGGCTGAAATGTTGTGACTTAACAAAGCGGCCATAAATATTCAGGGTTTTCATGGTAATGGTTATAGAAACCGAGTTAGATGTCCAACTGGACTTTTTAGAGTCATGTTATCCTGTAGTGAGTAATTCAAACAAATGGAAGACGGAATTACCATTAGGTCATCAACATCAATTGTCAAGAACATGAGTTGAGGATAAGTCTTGGACATCTCAGCATAAACAGGTGCAATGACACGGCATGGCCCACACCACGAAGCACTGAAGTTTGCTACAACCTACAAAAGAAATCAAAGAGTACATCAGATGCAACTTCAGAAACTGCATCAAGAATTGTTAGTTGTTCAAATATCTTGCCGCTGGACTTCTCAGCCCAAAATAAAATGGTCAACGTAAACACTGGGCTTAAAGCGTATGGTTTTCATGTTCTATCATAAAAACTACAGCTACCCGTGTATATTCCGGGTTTTCACTGGGAGAACAGTTACAGGGAACCTCCCTCTGCTAAGGAAAACATCCCCTGAACAAAACTTCTTTTGTGGGAAAACAGTTTAGTTAACCTGTCCATGATTTCAAGTGCACAACTTAGAAAATAAGCGAGCTAATCACCATAGGCTTTCTACAGTAGTATAGTCTATGCTCCTAACAAGCTAAGCACCTTCACGTGCCCACTTTCTGCTTGAGCAGTTGGTTATACTATCTACTTAGGTGTCTCATAGTAATTTCTGCTTGATTTCTACATCCTCATCAATGCGTTTTCTTGCGGGAGTGGGCTTATTTTACAGGCTAACAAGGGGCATGGTGGAATTAGTGTGTGGAGACGGACTGCTTAGACCTATTTCCATTTCATATATGGTGTAAATTGATAGACATAAACACCAAGTACTTCATAACAAACAGTATAAGAAGCAAAGGATATCTGTAATCCATTTTAACAAATTGCTAGTTTGCTTACAATTTTCCCATCCTTGTTTGCTTCTTCAATCTTCTGGTCCCAGTCCTCTTTGGTTGTTATGACATGCACATTTCCACCTTTGAAATCAAGCTTTTCTTCCACAATGCCACGACCCTGACCAAAAGAGGACAGAAGGATTACATACAAATTACCTGGGAGTTCAAGAACATAACACAGATTCATTCGATAACAGGCATGAACTCACCTTGCCCACACAGCCCCCCATGCCGAACTGACAATAGCAGGAATCGCTGAATGAAAGGCCCCCTGATTCCTGAAGGCCTAAACAACAGTAAACCATGTCATGGTCTATCAGAAGGAAACTGTGTCTGTAATAACACTAGAAAAAATATGGAGACGTTGCGGGAACAGTAATTTCGGTAAGGTATTATATACTCCATGATGTAAAGTACTCCTAACAGATAACTTGTCGTCAGTTGGCCCGGGAAGGAGAGTATTTTTCTCCCCAACACATCCCAACTGGGTGCGAGGAACTAGAGCTACATCTCTTTGCAGTTTTAAGGAAGGAATTCTTCCATTATCATGAACCGGACAAGAACCTGAACCTGGTAAACTAAAAGCACACACAAAAATCCAGTTGTGTCCGCTCCCTCGCGGATCAAGAATCCACGAAGAAGAATCTTTCAGGCATACAATTCGCGGCCAGGAACCGCGTCGGACAAATCGAAGCCGACCGGATCAACGAGTAACCAAAGAGGATTTACCTGGGATCGGAAGCGGGGATTTTGGCGCCAAGGAACCCAGAAGCCGCGGGGCGAGGGGGGGTGGAGGCGAGGTCGGAGGAGACGGCGAAGATAAGCCTGGCGGATCTCCTGGCGGGCAATTAAGAGGTTCTTTAACTGGGTTTCGATTGATTGACGTAAAAGGGAGAGCTCCCCGGTGGTGTGGTGTGGGTCAGTGGGTCGGTTGGGTCGTCTGGTGGTCGCAGGTCGcacgctcgccgccgccgccgcgcggtTTGATTAatcggaggaagaggaggggaatGGCTTGCTTTTTTATTGCTGCTGGGCCTGGGGAGGATGAGGGGAAGGGACGTGGAATATTCTGCGGCCGTGCTATGCTGGGCTCGTGCTTCtggaggcgacgacgacgacgccgacgccgacgaccTGGATGGGATCGATCGGGCCGTCCGCTCCCGGCCGGCCGGCGTGAGCGAGAGAGCCCGTGCCGCGTCTCGCGTCGCACGCCACTTGGCTGGCGCGGCTCGTGCCGTGTGCGCCTACCGAAAGAAAATGCCTTTTCTGTTGGTGGAAAATGGTCGTATTTGCCTTGGTGGAGATCCGGCGACGTGGAGCTTCTGTGTTGCTCCGGACCGGACCGGACCTCCGGTGgactacttttttttttttgagacaacCTCCGGTAGACTACTGGCACGGAGACTACCCCGCCGCCGTCTGCCTTGTGGCTATACAAatttcaaaatgtgtttttctttttctttttctgcgaATATGCAAAGTCTGCGTATCATTTCATTGACAAGAAAAGTTAGAGTACAAGACGAGATACAATACAAGATACGGAAACAAGATGCATCAACATAATGTCCGGAGCAAAGAGATATACGATGCTCGACtcaaacaagagaaaaacacAGCTAAACTCGCCATCCTACGAAGTAAGCCAAGACTAACAACACCACGACCAACATCTTCACATCAAGACCCTGGGACGTCGCGAGCAACCAAGACACAACCTTCACGAAGGAGTACTACGTCGAGACGCCATCGTCGTTCGATCCGGAAAATCGGACCTAGGGTTTCCCATGATGCTTCAAGAGGGGCCAGATAACCGTTGTGATAGCGCCACCAAGAAGGGGACGACACCCGCGAGTGTCGCTGCTGCCATCATAGTATGCAGGGATTTTGTCCTGGACAGAGTTCGAGCAATACCAAGCCATCAAAGCATGAGTTAGCGAAGAGGAAGTCGTGCATAGGTCGGAGCCACGACCGCGGGAAGGGGATCCACGCGCGTCGAGAGGCAACATGCACTACTAGACGTGCAAGCAACAGAGCGGTGGAGGGACAAATGGGGCACATATGTGGGTGACTAGGAGGATGAGATGCGGTAGGGGATGTGACAGTGGCCGAAGGACAGAGCGAGCCGAGATATGGAGGGAACGCGGATGCGGGTCACTGGGACCGGGTTGGCAAGGACGTCCGTGAGCCCAAGGAGATGGAACGGGGCACAAATCCTCCAGTGCGCCGGATTCGAAGACACGCGTAGATGACCGACCAACTGACGACCCACATGTATAAGGGATCGCAATAGTCTTCGATGATAGTATttcacccaaatttattgattcgatacaAGGGGAGAGAAAGAATATTTGTAAGCCTtaaaagttgagttgtcaattcaaccatatgtgagaatCTCTTCCTTGCATCAATTTATGAATAGCACAATgaatatgatagcaatgatagcaAAGTAACGGTGATAGTAACTTCACTAGTAGTAGAATTGTAACTCGCAGAGTAATAGTAAATGGAGCAAAGGAAATAGTATAAAAGTGTAGTCACAACCTAGAGCGACATACAGTAGTTTCAATTCATTAACTATATGTTGACATGTATTCCATGTATAGtatacgtgcttgcaataagaatttgcatgacatattttgtcctaatgaaaACTAAGGGTAATTAAGGCGCTCCTTTTAATGCAGAactgaaacaaagcattaacacatagtgaatacatgaactcctcaagctAAAGTCATCCCCGCCGATATCCCAATTCTTTTCACCTTGGGGTCTAAGGTTTTATAGGGAACAAAGCATGGAAAACAAAATAATTCCTAcgaaacacccaagatctattctATGGAGAGGCTGGCAACGAGAGGGAGAGgtgtctacatacccttatagaccAAAAGTGTTAACGATATAGAGATCATGGTTGGCATAGTCATACTCGCGTCGCAGTCCGATCCAATCCAAGCATCGCACGTGCGACACAtccgatatattgtcatgcaacttccatcatttcgtcacatgacttgtgtgttcatcattatattgctttgcatgatcgtaagatagctagcatgatatttccatggcttgttcaTTTTTTTACATCTtttctatgctagatcattgcacatcctcgtacactcctAGAGTCATTTGATACAGTCATTTTGTATAAGCTTTATCGAGTTGTAATATCAAATTGTGAGTAGataaaagtgtgataatcatcattattagagcattgaccCAGTGAGGAAAGGAGGATGGAGACTATTATTACCccgcaagtcgggatgagacttcaGAG encodes:
- the LOC123426532 gene encoding thioredoxin H4-2, whose translation is MGGCVGKGRGIVEEKLDFKGGNVHVITTKEDWDQKIEEANKDGKIVVANFSASWCGPCRVIAPVYAEMSKTYPQLMFLTIDVDDLMDFSSTWDIRATPTFFFLKNGQQIDKLVGANKPELEKKVQALGDGS